A region from the Spiroplasma taiwanense CT-1 genome encodes:
- the dnaN gene encoding DNA polymerase III subunit beta, translated as MIFSINRNIFLEEINKCNRIIDYKSLTPSITGILLEIEVDKISLISTNSSISIKSTIFSGTNDLIIKETGSILIKGKYFLEILRRMEDEIINISSVENNIVSLSGEKSEFSLNTLDFNDFPLIGFREKGTVIKINNIELKKSLNQTIIAVNEWNQKIVLAGLNFAINNGMFYITGTDGFRVSRKRILIEEQIPEKFETNIPYKSILEIIKLLPEKGECKIVIIDSFATFIINDTLFQTTILEGQFPNVNAVFPTDFNTTIYVNNKKFFKLISRADIRSEDNSSTVVNFILDNDRIFIKSNINQIGSFEEEFREFELKGIDEQNICFNSKYLIDSLKTFETKNIELNFIDSKKPIVISSDEDLNLNQIILPMFSN; from the coding sequence ATGATTTTTAGTATAAATAGAAATATTTTTTTAGAAGAAATTAATAAATGTAATAGAATTATAGATTATAAATCTCTTACTCCTAGTATTACAGGAATTTTATTAGAAATAGAAGTTGATAAAATTTCATTAATTTCAACAAATAGTTCAATTTCAATAAAAAGTACAATTTTTTCTGGAACTAATGATTTAATTATTAAAGAAACTGGTTCAATTTTAATAAAAGGAAAATATTTTTTAGAAATTTTAAGAAGAATGGAAGATGAAATAATTAATATTTCTTCTGTTGAAAATAATATTGTTTCTTTATCCGGAGAAAAATCGGAATTTTCTTTAAACACCCTTGATTTTAATGATTTTCCTTTAATTGGTTTTAGAGAAAAAGGAACCGTTATTAAAATAAATAATATTGAATTAAAGAAAAGTTTAAATCAAACTATTATTGCTGTAAATGAATGAAATCAAAAAATTGTATTAGCTGGATTAAATTTTGCAATAAATAATGGCATGTTTTATATAACAGGAACTGATGGTTTTAGAGTTTCTAGAAAAAGAATTTTAATTGAAGAACAAATACCAGAAAAATTTGAAACAAATATTCCTTATAAAAGTATTTTAGAAATAATTAAACTATTGCCTGAAAAAGGAGAATGTAAGATAGTTATTATTGACAGTTTTGCTACTTTTATAATTAATGATACTTTATTTCAAACAACAATTTTGGAAGGACAATTTCCAAATGTAAATGCAGTATTTCCAACAGATTTTAATACAACAATATATGTTAATAATAAAAAGTTTTTTAAATTAATTTCAAGAGCGGATATTAGAAGTGAAGATAATTCTTCTACAGTTGTTAATTTTATTTTAGATAATGATAGAATATTTATAAAATCTAATATTAATCAAATTGGAAGTTTTGAAGAAGAATTTAGAGAATTTGAATTAAAAGGAATTGATGAACAAAATATTTGTTTTAATTCTAAATATTTAATTGATTCTTTAAAAACTTTTGAAACTAAAAATATTGAATTAAATTTTATTGATTCTAAAAAACCAATTGTTATTTCTTCGGATGAAGATTTAAATTTAAATCAAATAATTTTGCCAATGTTTTCAAATTAG
- the gyrB gene encoding DNA topoisomerase (ATP-hydrolyzing) subunit B, which yields MENNNKYGADQIQVLEGLEAVRKRPGMYIGNTNKTGLHHLIWEILDNSVDESLAGFCNEITIIITEKKEIIVKDNGRGIPIDIHPKTNKSTLETIFTVLHAGGKFDESAYKVSGGLHGVGASVVNALSLYVKTIVMRNNKIYEQIFSKGGTEASKLSEIGVSDINGTIVKFKPDPEIFKETIDFDFKIIQNKIKQLAFLNKGLKLNLYDEIKDKTLSYCFEDGIKDYIKEINSGKEKINEEIFYISNNLNEIDVEISIQYNESYDENVFSFCNNIFTSEGGTHEEGFKNALIKSINSYANELKNFKGNKFSWDDIKEGIVSVISIKHRDPIYEGQTKSKLSNIDAKEVVTNILNDAFKEFLLKNPTDAKKIIEKILVSQKARKAAQRAREDTRRKSAIDNFSLPGKLADCESKNIDECELYLVEGDSAGGSAKTGRNRKFQAILSLRGKVLNVEKVKQSKAFENTEIQSIIAAIGAGVKKDLNLKKIRYGKIIIMTDADVDGAHIRVLLLTFFYRYMKDLIINGNVYIAQPPLYKIEAGKNNIDYAYTDNELEKLKIEKYSNLKYIIQRYKGLGEMDPIQLWETTMDPQRRTMIQIKVEDVFLANEVFSSLMGENVELRKRFIVDNAQFVENIDI from the coding sequence ATGGAAAATAATAATAAATATGGAGCAGATCAAATTCAAGTTTTAGAAGGACTTGAAGCAGTAAGAAAAAGACCAGGTATGTATATTGGAAATACAAATAAAACTGGTTTACATCATTTAATATGAGAAATTTTGGATAATTCTGTTGATGAATCATTGGCAGGTTTTTGTAATGAAATAACAATTATTATTACTGAAAAAAAAGAAATAATAGTAAAAGATAATGGTAGAGGAATACCAATTGATATACATCCAAAAACAAATAAGAGTACTTTAGAAACTATTTTTACTGTTTTACACGCTGGTGGAAAATTTGACGAATCAGCATATAAAGTTTCAGGTGGTTTGCATGGAGTTGGTGCTTCTGTTGTTAATGCCCTTTCTTTATATGTAAAAACAATTGTAATGAGAAATAATAAAATATATGAACAAATTTTTTCAAAAGGAGGAACAGAAGCTTCAAAATTAAGTGAAATTGGAGTTTCAGATATAAATGGAACAATAGTTAAATTTAAACCAGATCCTGAAATTTTTAAAGAAACAATAGATTTTGATTTTAAAATAATTCAAAATAAAATTAAACAATTAGCTTTTTTAAATAAGGGGCTTAAATTAAATTTGTATGATGAAATTAAAGATAAAACACTAAGTTATTGTTTTGAGGATGGTATTAAAGATTACATAAAAGAAATAAATAGTGGAAAAGAAAAAATAAATGAGGAAATTTTTTATATTTCAAATAATTTAAATGAAATTGATGTAGAAATTTCAATTCAATATAATGAATCTTATGATGAAAATGTTTTTTCCTTTTGTAATAATATTTTTACTTCTGAAGGTGGAACACATGAAGAAGGTTTTAAAAATGCATTAATAAAATCTATTAATTCATATGCAAATGAATTAAAAAACTTTAAGGGTAATAAATTTTCATGGGATGATATTAAAGAGGGAATTGTTTCTGTAATTTCAATTAAACATAGAGATCCAATTTATGAAGGGCAAACAAAATCAAAATTATCAAATATTGATGCAAAAGAAGTTGTAACTAATATATTGAATGATGCATTTAAGGAGTTTTTATTAAAAAATCCAACGGACGCAAAAAAAATCATTGAAAAAATTTTAGTTTCACAAAAGGCAAGAAAAGCTGCTCAAAGAGCAAGAGAAGATACAAGAAGAAAATCAGCAATTGATAATTTTTCTTTGCCTGGAAAATTAGCAGATTGTGAATCAAAAAATATTGATGAATGTGAATTATATTTAGTCGAAGGAGATTCAGCTGGGGGTAGTGCTAAAACTGGAAGAAATCGTAAGTTTCAAGCTATTCTTTCTTTACGAGGTAAAGTTTTAAATGTTGAAAAAGTTAAACAATCAAAAGCTTTTGAAAATACAGAAATTCAATCAATAATAGCAGCAATTGGAGCAGGTGTAAAAAAGGATTTGAATTTAAAAAAAATAAGATATGGCAAAATTATTATTATGACTGATGCTGATGTCGATGGAGCACATATAAGAGTTTTACTTTTAACTTTTTTTTATAGATATATGAAAGATTTAATTATAAATGGTAATGTATATATTGCTCAACCACCTTTATATAAAATTGAAGCAGGAAAAAATAATATTGACTATGCATATACTGATAATGAATTGGAAAAATTAAAAATTGAAAAATATTCAAATCTTAAATATATTATTCAAAGATATAAAGGTTTAGGAGAAATGGACCCAATTCAACTTTGAGAAACTACAATGGATCCTCAAAGAAGGACAATGATTCAAATTAAAGTTGAAGATGTTTTTTTAGCAAATGAAGTCTTTTCAAGTTTAATGGGTGAAAATGTTGAATTAAGAAAAAGATTTATTGTTGATAATGCACAATTTGTAGAAAATATAGATATTTAA
- the gyrA gene encoding DNA gyrase subunit A, whose protein sequence is MSEVFNKGRILEIDIKNEVEKDFLEYSMSVIVSRALPDLRDGLKPVHRRIIYAMNDLKITADTPHKKSARIVGEVIGKYHPHGDSSVYEAMVRMSQDFSYRYPLVEGHGNFGSIDGDGAAAMRYTEARLSKISSMLLKDIDMNTVPYIDNYDASEQEPKYLTGYFPNLLVNGATGIAVGMATSIPPHNLIEVINATIEYIKNNNITIEEILKFIKGPDFPTGALMTNGKNMIEGYKTGKGNLTIRAKIDIEETNKNQKIIISEIPYQTNKLKIVEKIAELYKNKIITGISDIRDESNYEGIRIVLEFSKNSNPQLIIKRLYKFTNLQSNFTINMLSLHNGIPVVLNIKEIIKFYVKFQIEIILKRSIFEKEKLEAKLHILNAIRTAVDHIDEIIKIIKNSNTTEIAYKKLFDNFNFDEKQSKAILDMRLQRLVGLEREKIENDINNIELRIKELIKILESKEEQNILLIDQLEYIKNKFGDERRTKIIEEDDIQIDDEELIQDTQMILTLSEEGYIRRLQPEEFKTQKRGGKGIIINSNLDDNILIAKMGKTKDDVLFFSNEGKVYKLKGYNITQFLRTSRGVPIINFIGINFSEKVSSVLTFRNKKNNYKYLVFVTKKGIVKKVNLEEFNKINNFGKIAIHLDKEDSLISVIPTSGLDKILIATKNGKVSKINESDFRPMSRSSRGVKGITLDKTDEVISSCTDFKNDCVVTISEKGIIKKTLISEYNNFNRGAKGVVGMKLNDKTGKLKSVLAIRETDEVLMISSKGKIIKIHSQEIKMQSRNTSGVIGFNLEDDEKITAVTLEWNKGD, encoded by the coding sequence ATGAGTGAAGTTTTTAACAAAGGAAGAATTCTTGAAATCGATATTAAAAATGAAGTTGAAAAAGATTTTTTAGAATATTCAATGAGTGTAATTGTAAGTCGTGCACTTCCAGATTTAAGAGATGGTTTAAAACCTGTACATAGAAGAATAATTTATGCAATGAATGATCTTAAAATAACAGCAGATACACCACATAAAAAATCTGCAAGAATTGTTGGTGAAGTAATTGGTAAATATCACCCACATGGAGATAGTTCTGTTTATGAAGCAATGGTAAGAATGTCACAAGATTTTTCATACAGATATCCATTAGTTGAAGGGCATGGAAATTTTGGCTCAATTGATGGCGATGGAGCAGCAGCAATGCGTTATACAGAAGCAAGACTTTCTAAAATTTCGTCTATGTTATTAAAAGATATTGATATGAACACTGTTCCTTATATTGATAATTATGATGCATCAGAACAAGAACCAAAATATTTAACAGGTTATTTTCCAAATCTTTTAGTAAATGGTGCTACAGGAATTGCTGTTGGTATGGCAACAAGCATTCCCCCTCACAATTTAATAGAAGTAATAAATGCAACTATTGAATATATTAAAAATAATAATATTACAATTGAGGAAATTTTAAAATTTATAAAAGGTCCAGATTTTCCTACAGGGGCATTAATGACTAATGGAAAAAATATGATTGAAGGTTATAAAACAGGAAAAGGCAATTTAACAATTAGAGCAAAAATTGATATTGAAGAAACAAATAAAAATCAAAAAATAATAATAAGTGAAATTCCATATCAAACTAATAAATTAAAAATTGTTGAAAAAATTGCAGAATTATACAAAAATAAAATAATTACAGGAATTTCAGATATTAGAGATGAATCAAATTATGAGGGAATAAGAATTGTTTTGGAATTCTCTAAAAATTCAAATCCACAATTAATTATTAAAAGATTATATAAATTCACAAATTTACAGTCAAACTTTACCATTAATATGCTATCTTTACATAATGGTATTCCGGTTGTTTTAAATATTAAAGAAATTATAAAGTTTTATGTAAAATTTCAAATAGAAATTATCTTAAAAAGAAGTATTTTTGAGAAGGAAAAACTTGAAGCAAAATTACATATTTTAAATGCAATTAGAACAGCAGTAGACCATATTGATGAAATAATTAAAATTATAAAAAATTCTAATACAACAGAAATTGCTTATAAAAAATTGTTTGATAATTTTAATTTTGATGAAAAACAATCAAAAGCTATTTTAGATATGAGATTGCAAAGACTTGTTGGTTTGGAAAGAGAAAAAATAGAAAACGATATTAATAATATTGAATTAAGAATTAAAGAATTAATAAAAATTTTAGAATCAAAAGAAGAACAAAATATTTTATTAATAGATCAACTTGAATATATTAAAAATAAATTTGGGGATGAGAGAAGAACAAAAATAATTGAAGAAGATGATATTCAAATTGATGATGAAGAGTTAATTCAAGATACTCAAATGATTTTAACTTTATCAGAAGAAGGTTATATTAGAAGATTACAACCAGAAGAGTTTAAAACACAAAAACGTGGTGGTAAAGGAATAATAATCAATTCTAATTTAGATGACAATATTTTAATTGCAAAAATGGGTAAAACAAAAGATGATGTTTTATTTTTTTCAAATGAAGGAAAAGTATATAAACTAAAAGGTTATAATATAACTCAATTTTTAAGAACTTCAAGAGGTGTTCCAATTATAAATTTTATCGGAATAAATTTTTCTGAAAAAGTTTCTTCAGTTTTAACTTTTAGAAATAAAAAAAATAATTATAAATACTTGGTTTTTGTAACAAAAAAAGGAATTGTTAAAAAAGTTAATTTAGAAGAATTTAATAAAATAAATAATTTTGGAAAAATAGCTATTCATTTAGACAAAGAAGATAGTTTAATTTCAGTAATTCCAACATCCGGTTTGGATAAAATATTAATTGCTACAAAAAATGGAAAGGTTTCAAAAATAAATGAATCAGATTTTAGACCAATGTCTAGATCCTCAAGGGGAGTTAAGGGAATAACTTTAGATAAAACAGATGAAGTAATTTCTTCATGTACAGATTTTAAAAATGATTGTGTAGTTACAATATCAGAAAAAGGAATTATTAAAAAAACACTTATAAGTGAGTATAATAATTTTAATAGAGGAGCTAAGGGAGTAGTTGGAATGAAATTAAATGATAAAACAGGAAAATTAAAATCAGTACTAGCAATTAGAGAAACAGATGAAGTTTTAATGATTTCTTCAAAAGGAAAAATAATAAAAATTCATTCACAAGAAATAAAAATGCAATCTAGAAATACATCAGGAGTTATTGGTTTTAACTTAGAAGATGATGAGAAAATTACAGCAGTTACATTAGAATGAAATAAAGGAGATTAA
- the serS gene encoding serine--tRNA ligase, with protein MLDISKIETNFEEICLRLKTRQKDYTKELQNIVNLNFERKNIISKVENLKSQKNIISKEVGLLTRENNNSEKLKKEVLKINKEVEILDENLKKIIEQLNLKLSFIPNIPNKEMPIGVNENDNLEIKKWNSDKLKKDSEAHWDIAIKLKLVDFELGAKLSGSRYVVYTGLGAKLIRSITDILLSRHIKKGYKEMWLPLIVNKENMYGSGQLPKFEEDAYKIDNQYLIPTSEVSLVNTVRDKIYESNNLPIYLTAFSQCFRKEAGSAGRDTKGLIRLHQFNKVELVKITDKNSSYDELEKMLEDAEQCLQIFNLPYRVVELCTGDVGFSSEKTYDLEVWFPNQNKYREISSCSNCGDFQARRIKTRYKNENGKLEFVHTLNGSGLAIDRLFAAILENYYDGEKLILPEVLKEYFENKEYIR; from the coding sequence ATGTTAGATATCAGTAAAATTGAAACCAATTTTGAAGAAATTTGTTTAAGACTAAAAACTCGCCAAAAGGATTATACAAAGGAACTTCAAAATATTGTTAATTTAAATTTTGAGAGAAAAAATATAATTTCAAAAGTGGAAAATTTAAAATCTCAAAAAAATATAATTTCAAAGGAAGTTGGCTTATTAACTAGAGAAAATAATAATAGTGAAAAATTGAAAAAAGAAGTTTTAAAAATAAACAAGGAAGTTGAAATTTTAGATGAGAATTTAAAAAAAATTATAGAGCAACTTAATTTAAAATTAAGTTTTATTCCAAATATTCCAAATAAAGAAATGCCAATTGGTGTAAATGAAAATGATAATTTGGAAATAAAAAAATGAAATTCAGATAAATTAAAAAAAGATAGTGAAGCTCATTGAGATATTGCAATCAAATTAAAACTTGTAGATTTTGAATTGGGTGCAAAATTATCAGGTTCGAGATATGTTGTTTATACTGGATTGGGTGCAAAATTAATTAGATCTATTACAGATATATTATTATCTAGGCATATAAAAAAAGGTTACAAAGAAATGTGACTACCATTAATTGTAAATAAAGAAAATATGTATGGTTCTGGACAATTGCCAAAATTTGAAGAGGATGCATATAAAATAGATAACCAATATTTAATTCCAACTTCAGAAGTTTCATTAGTAAACACAGTTAGAGATAAAATTTATGAAAGCAATAATTTACCTATATATTTAACAGCATTTTCACAATGTTTTAGAAAAGAAGCAGGAAGCGCGGGAAGAGATACAAAGGGTTTAATTAGATTACATCAATTTAATAAAGTGGAATTAGTAAAAATTACAGATAAAAATTCTTCTTATGATGAACTTGAAAAAATGTTGGAAGATGCTGAACAATGTTTACAAATTTTTAATCTTCCATATAGAGTTGTTGAATTATGTACAGGAGATGTAGGTTTTTCATCAGAAAAAACTTATGATCTTGAGGTTTGATTTCCAAATCAAAATAAATACCGTGAAATTTCTTCTTGTTCAAATTGTGGTGATTTTCAAGCAAGAAGAATTAAAACAAGATATAAAAATGAGAATGGAAAATTAGAATTTGTTCATACTTTAAATGGATCAGGTTTAGCAATCGACAGACTATTTGCAGCTATTTTGGAAAATTATTATGATGGTGAGAAATTGATTTTACCAGAAGTATTAAAAGAATATTTTGAAAATAAAGAATATATAAGATAA
- a CDS encoding nucleoside deaminase yields the protein MNIFFKQIIKELEKCKKSQDVPVSAVIVDKNNILVSKGYNTRQKKYNFCNHAEINAINSLFKKNKNKNLSDYKLIVTLKPCLMCITVIEQANIKKVYYYLENIKCDYSKYITSIIFLKINDEEQKKIIEKKLKSFFLNLRK from the coding sequence ATGAATATTTTTTTTAAACAAATTATAAAAGAACTTGAAAAATGTAAAAAAAGTCAAGATGTTCCAGTTTCTGCAGTAATAGTAGATAAAAATAATATTTTAGTTTCAAAGGGTTATAATACAAGGCAAAAAAAATATAATTTTTGTAATCATGCTGAAATAAATGCAATAAATAGTTTATTTAAAAAAAATAAGAATAAAAATTTAAGTGACTATAAACTTATTGTCACGTTAAAACCATGCTTGATGTGCATAACAGTTATTGAGCAAGCAAATATAAAGAAAGTTTACTATTATTTAGAGAATATTAAATGTGATTATAGTAAATATATAACAAGTATTATTTTTTTAAAAATTAATGATGAAGAACAAAAAAAAATAATTGAAAAAAAACTTAAATCTTTTTTTCTTAATTTAAGAAAATAA
- the dnaX gene encoding DNA polymerase III subunit gamma/tau: protein MKNKKSLYREYRPKNFDQVAGHEGIKEILISQIESGNFPHALLFSGQRGTGKTSIAKILSKIMNCENLKKYNPCENCISCKEFNNNSHADIFEIDAASNNGIEEIRNIKANISMLPTFAKYKVFIIDEIHMLSNSAFNALLKTLEEPPKYVIFILATTEFSKIPETIISRCQLFNFKKISQKSLEEKINEISNKEGKEITEDALNEIYYMSDGSLRDALNFLEQSLIVSNEKVTVDDLKKIFYISTKNEKLSIIKNVLDGNSEEIINYFEKSNEQGIDFQMMSLSLLDILKEIIEVKLTSNQKFLNNLNMEEFNKFKKYDVSIFFDLSDNIAESYTKSKNSNISFQYILINILKTLNNKTLISLQENKKINFSNSDNFLIKEHKNEEKIDQNKILEVLENNLIKDSLSLSNKNEENSFLKIQIKLLLEETKGNNWNIDFSNEQIINILANANKEIRTKLENTITNLFLNEDILMNKDKCKALIMFYNSKITAASENGIIFVCEERTISNWINIRLQNKIIREEIWNFLGSKFAIISITKKRWQEIKFEFLNRKNNNQLNKEKIVDIESFYDSFFINKEQNDEDNDYLKRAMEIFGINNIKVVN from the coding sequence ATGAAAAATAAAAAATCTCTTTATAGGGAATATAGACCAAAAAATTTTGATCAAGTTGCTGGTCATGAAGGGATTAAGGAAATTCTAATTTCTCAAATAGAAAGTGGTAACTTTCCACATGCATTATTATTTTCAGGTCAAAGAGGTACAGGAAAAACATCCATTGCAAAAATATTATCAAAAATTATGAATTGTGAGAATCTTAAAAAATATAATCCTTGTGAAAATTGTATTAGTTGTAAGGAATTTAATAACAATTCACATGCGGATATTTTTGAAATTGATGCAGCATCAAATAATGGTATTGAAGAAATAAGAAATATAAAAGCAAACATATCTATGTTGCCTACATTTGCAAAATACAAAGTTTTTATAATTGATGAAATACACATGTTATCAAATTCAGCTTTTAACGCACTATTAAAAACGTTAGAAGAACCTCCAAAATATGTTATTTTTATTTTAGCTACAACTGAATTTTCAAAAATTCCAGAGACTATTATTTCAAGATGCCAATTATTTAATTTTAAAAAAATATCTCAAAAATCATTAGAAGAAAAAATAAATGAAATTTCAAATAAAGAAGGAAAAGAAATTACCGAAGATGCATTAAATGAAATTTATTATATGTCTGATGGATCATTAAGAGATGCGTTAAATTTTTTAGAACAGTCTTTAATTGTTTCAAATGAAAAAGTTACTGTAGATGATTTAAAAAAAATTTTTTATATATCGACTAAAAATGAAAAACTTTCAATTATCAAAAATGTATTAGATGGTAATTCAGAAGAAATAATTAATTATTTTGAAAAATCAAATGAACAGGGAATCGATTTTCAAATGATGTCTTTAAGCTTACTAGATATTTTAAAAGAAATAATAGAAGTTAAATTAACATCAAATCAAAAATTTTTAAATAATTTAAATATGGAAGAATTTAATAAATTTAAAAAATATGATGTAAGTATTTTTTTTGATTTATCAGATAATATTGCTGAATCATATACAAAGTCAAAAAACTCAAATATAAGTTTTCAATACATTTTGATAAATATATTGAAAACTTTAAATAATAAAACACTTATAAGTTTACAAGAAAATAAAAAAATTAACTTTTCAAATAGCGATAATTTTTTAATTAAAGAACATAAAAATGAGGAAAAAATAGATCAAAATAAAATTTTAGAAGTATTAGAAAATAATTTAATTAAAGATTCATTAAGTTTAAGTAATAAAAATGAGGAAAATAGTTTTTTAAAAATTCAAATTAAGTTACTTCTTGAAGAAACTAAGGGTAATAACTGAAATATTGATTTTTCAAATGAACAAATAATAAATATTTTAGCAAATGCAAATAAAGAAATTAGAACAAAGTTAGAAAATACAATTACTAATTTATTTTTAAATGAAGATATTCTAATGAATAAAGATAAGTGTAAAGCACTAATTATGTTTTATAATTCAAAAATTACAGCAGCTAGTGAAAATGGAATTATTTTTGTTTGTGAAGAAAGAACAATATCAAATTGAATAAATATTCGTTTACAAAATAAAATAATTAGAGAAGAAATTTGAAATTTTTTAGGGAGTAAATTTGCTATTATTTCAATAACAAAGAAAAGATGACAAGAAATCAAATTTGAATTTTTAAATAGAAAAAATAACAACCAACTTAATAAAGAAAAAATAGTTGATATTGAAAGTTTTTATGACTCATTTTTTATAAATAAAGAACAAAATGATGAGGATAATGATTATTTAAAAAGAGCAATGGAAATTTTTGGAATTAATAATATTAAGGTTGTGAATTAA
- a CDS encoding toprim domain-containing protein, protein MEKLIEYLKNINGISSKSAEKIIFDLIINKNKLLNLEEFLKKIKLDYDECGECFFYRENRTCLFCDNDQRDKKIICVVSTKIDAKKILNSNYKGIIHVLNGEINLNKNIDPEKLTLNKLFARINMDTELLLALNLTFEGEVTANFIYNKVKSNCSKISRIARGIPLGGVLDYIDQETLNDAILNRKKF, encoded by the coding sequence ATGGAGAAATTAATTGAATATTTAAAAAATATTAATGGTATATCTTCAAAATCAGCAGAAAAAATAATTTTTGACTTAATAATAAATAAAAATAAATTATTAAATTTAGAGGAATTTTTAAAGAAAATAAAATTAGATTATGATGAATGTGGGGAATGTTTTTTTTATAGAGAAAATAGAACTTGCCTTTTTTGTGATAATGATCAAAGAGATAAAAAAATTATTTGTGTCGTTTCAACAAAAATAGATGCGAAAAAAATTTTGAATAGTAACTATAAAGGTATTATTCATGTTTTAAATGGAGAAATTAATTTAAACAAAAATATAGATCCAGAAAAATTAACATTAAATAAATTATTTGCTAGAATTAATATGGATACAGAATTGTTATTAGCATTAAATTTAACTTTTGAAGGTGAAGTAACAGCTAATTTTATTTATAATAAAGTAAAAAGTAATTGTTCAAAAATTTCAAGAATAGCGAGAGGTATACCTCTTGGAGGTGTACTTGATTATATTGATCAAGAAACTTTAAATGATGCAATTTTAAATAGAAAGAAATTTTAA
- the tmk gene encoding dTMP kinase, translating into MIFISLEGIDGSGKTTISKMIKNNLIQKGHKVLLTREPGGEPLAEELRRIVLDKNTSITPWAETLLYVAARKQHLESIIIPALKEGTIVICDRFMDSTSAYQGYGRNIGMADVTELQNIVLGATKPDLTIFFDITPKEAQIRLLNRKRNIDRLEQEDQKFHEAVYEGYQMLISENSDRIKVVDSRKPINEVLQQVDFLIDNVLSERMKK; encoded by the coding sequence ATGATTTTTATTTCATTAGAAGGAATTGATGGTTCTGGAAAAACAACCATCTCAAAAATGATAAAGAATAATTTAATCCAAAAAGGTCATAAAGTTTTATTAACAAGAGAACCTGGTGGGGAACCATTAGCAGAAGAACTAAGAAGAATTGTTTTGGATAAAAATACAAGTATAACTCCCTGAGCAGAAACATTATTATATGTGGCTGCAAGAAAACAACATTTAGAATCAATAATAATTCCTGCTTTAAAAGAAGGAACAATTGTTATTTGTGACAGATTCATGGATTCAACGTCAGCATATCAGGGATATGGAAGAAATATTGGAATGGCTGATGTTACAGAACTTCAAAATATTGTTTTAGGTGCAACTAAACCAGATTTAACTATTTTTTTTGATATTACACCTAAAGAAGCCCAAATTAGACTGTTAAATAGGAAAAGAAATATTGATAGATTAGAACAAGAAGATCAAAAATTTCATGAAGCAGTTTATGAAGGATATCAAATGTTAATATCAGAAAATTCAGATAGAATAAAAGTTGTTGATTCTAGAAAACCAATTAACGAAGTTTTACAACAAGTAGATTTTTTAATAGATAATGTTTTAAGCGAAAGAATGAAAAAATAA